A region from the Desulfosoma sp. genome encodes:
- a CDS encoding lytic transglycosylase domain-containing protein, with the protein MLNSSAAHFRLSPHVLAFVLTVVLLKGTTGQSAYAGAIYKYVDEKGVVHFTNVPTSPRFQKVSLPPLPQVTQPLRTMDSPYEVHIFRASQMHGIDHRLIRAVIKAESNFNPRAVSPKGAMGLMQLMPQTAREMGVSDPFDPMQNIFGGTRYLKEMLQRFDNSLLLALAAYNAGPQTVELYGGIPPIPETNAYLRNVLRHYMQYKRQ; encoded by the coding sequence ATGTTGAATTCAAGCGCAGCACATTTTCGCCTCTCCCCACACGTCTTGGCTTTCGTACTCACCGTGGTGCTCCTGAAAGGCACCACGGGGCAAAGCGCTTATGCCGGAGCGATTTACAAGTACGTGGATGAAAAAGGTGTGGTCCATTTCACCAACGTTCCAACCAGTCCGCGGTTCCAGAAGGTTTCCCTGCCGCCTTTACCCCAGGTTACGCAACCACTGCGCACAATGGACTCGCCTTACGAGGTGCATATTTTCAGGGCTTCGCAAATGCATGGCATTGATCATCGATTGATTCGAGCGGTCATCAAGGCGGAATCCAACTTTAACCCGAGGGCGGTCTCTCCCAAAGGCGCTATGGGACTCATGCAACTGATGCCGCAAACGGCAAGGGAAATGGGGGTTTCAGATCCCTTTGATCCCATGCAAAACATCTTCGGAGGAACACGATACCTCAAGGAAATGCTCCAGCGTTTTGACAACAGCCTTTTGCTGGCGCTGGCGGCCTACAACGCCGGTCCACAAACGGTGGAACTTTACGGAGGCATTCCACCTATTCCTGAAACGAACGCATACCTTCGAAATGTGCTGCGCCATTACATGCAGTACAAGAGGCAATGA
- the pgsA gene encoding CDP-diacylglycerol--glycerol-3-phosphate 3-phosphatidyltransferase — MIRDDFSRKNLTALPNLLTYLRVLAIPVIIMILMPPASGHKFNAAFVLYVAASLTDYLDGILARRHNLVTSVGKLLDPLADKLLTCAVLIMLIELGKVHGWMVFLIIGREFIITGLRSIAAGHGLILDASRMGKNKMVSQTVAILCLLLHLERFQHALWLTGTAFLWISLAFGYWSAGAYFVDFYRKAKAVHASPARATPQGTAQTDS; from the coding sequence ATGATTCGAGACGACTTTTCCCGAAAAAACCTGACGGCTCTGCCTAACCTTCTGACCTACCTGAGGGTTTTGGCCATTCCTGTCATCATCATGATCTTGATGCCCCCTGCGTCGGGACACAAGTTCAATGCGGCTTTTGTTTTGTATGTGGCGGCATCTTTGACAGACTATCTGGACGGCATTTTGGCCCGGCGCCACAACCTTGTGACTTCCGTCGGGAAACTTCTAGACCCTTTGGCGGATAAACTCCTTACCTGCGCCGTGCTCATCATGCTCATCGAACTGGGTAAGGTTCACGGCTGGATGGTTTTTCTCATCATCGGTCGAGAATTCATCATCACCGGGCTACGTTCTATTGCCGCCGGCCATGGATTGATTCTGGACGCCAGCCGCATGGGCAAGAACAAGATGGTCTCCCAAACCGTGGCCATCTTGTGTCTCCTTCTTCACCTGGAAAGGTTTCAGCATGCCTTGTGGCTCACGGGAACGGCTTTTCTGTGGATCTCTTTAGCTTTTGGATACTGGTCGGCGGGAGCTTACTTTGTGGATTTCTACCGTAAGGCCAAAGCCGTTCATGCTTCTCCGGCACGAGCCACCCCTCAAGGAACCGCGCAAACTGATTCTTGA
- the folK gene encoding 2-amino-4-hydroxy-6-hydroxymethyldihydropteridine diphosphokinase, with amino-acid sequence MPHRDEPCTSGILTLIGFGANVGNPTQDAEGNCREAVGILRQLKGFRLLATSALYRTEPIGYTNQPWFINGVVLGETVLSPRDLLRALLDVEKTFGRVRTTRWGPRPLDLDIIFYGNLVMDSKDLVIPHPRAHERRFVLEPAYEVCPDYVHPVLGVSVRELLHRPEVQAQDVQRWKSL; translated from the coding sequence ATGCCGCACCGAGACGAACCTTGCACATCCGGTATCTTAACGCTCATCGGCTTTGGGGCCAATGTGGGTAACCCTACCCAAGATGCCGAAGGAAACTGCCGTGAAGCCGTTGGAATCCTAAGGCAGCTAAAAGGATTTCGGCTCCTTGCGACCTCCGCTTTGTACCGCACGGAACCCATCGGGTATACGAACCAACCGTGGTTTATTAACGGGGTGGTTCTGGGGGAAACCGTCTTGAGCCCTCGGGATCTGTTAAGGGCGCTTCTTGATGTGGAAAAGACTTTCGGGCGGGTGCGCACCACCCGCTGGGGACCTCGCCCTCTGGACCTGGATATCATCTTCTATGGGAATCTCGTGATGGATTCGAAAGACCTGGTTATTCCTCACCCTCGAGCTCACGAACGTCGATTCGTTCTGGAACCTGCCTACGAAGTGTGCCCGGACTACGTGCATCCCGTTTTGGGTGTTTCGGTGCGGGAATTGTTGCATCGACCCGAAGTTCAGGCCCAGGACGTTCAGCGGTGGAAAAGCCTATGA
- the fsa gene encoding fructose-6-phosphate aldolase → MKFFIDTANLDEIQKAHALGVLDGVTTNPSLIAKEGIADREKFRAHIKKICEIVQAPVSAEAVSTTAQEMIAEARELAAIDDHVVVKIPMTEEGLKAVKVCADEGIKTNVTLVFSPLQALLAAKAGATYVSPFVGRLDDIAASGMQVVSQIVDIFSNYLFDTEIIVASIRNPIHVLEAARMGADIATIPYAVIAQLVRHPLTDVGLEKFLKDWEKVEKR, encoded by the coding sequence ATGAAGTTTTTTATCGATACGGCAAATTTGGATGAAATTCAAAAGGCTCACGCGCTGGGTGTTCTGGACGGTGTCACCACCAACCCGTCCTTGATCGCCAAGGAAGGCATCGCGGATCGTGAAAAGTTTCGAGCGCACATCAAGAAAATCTGCGAGATTGTGCAGGCTCCCGTCAGCGCGGAAGCGGTGAGCACCACGGCGCAGGAAATGATCGCCGAAGCCCGGGAACTGGCGGCTATCGACGATCATGTGGTGGTCAAGATTCCCATGACCGAAGAAGGACTCAAGGCGGTCAAGGTCTGTGCCGATGAAGGTATCAAGACCAATGTGACATTGGTCTTTTCTCCTCTGCAAGCCTTGTTGGCGGCTAAAGCAGGGGCGACCTACGTCAGCCCGTTTGTGGGACGTTTGGATGATATCGCCGCCTCCGGTATGCAGGTGGTGTCTCAGATTGTGGACATTTTTTCCAACTACCTTTTTGATACGGAAATCATTGTGGCAAGTATTCGAAATCCAATCCACGTTCTGGAGGCGGCTCGCATGGGCGCCGATATCGCCACCATCCCTTACGCCGTCATCGCTCAGCTGGTGCGCCATCCCTTGACGGATGTGGGATTAGAAAAGTTCTTGAAGGATTGGGAAAAAGTCGAGAAAAGATAG
- a CDS encoding ABC transporter ATP-binding protein: protein MKTMQKQILSNQDSEALLVHKVTFAYDGLEVLRDVTFRVAPGSFTVVMGRNGSGKSTLFRIIVGLLKPLQGSVTVFGHNLHDLDFRDRTRIVGFLPQHHSAIFPFRVLDVVLTGRAAHVGLTPKAKDREAALEALARLKIEHLARKPYTDLSGGEQQLVLIARVLAQKPRLLLLDEPTSHLDFVNANRLLELIRNSLCPEMTVVAILHDPNLAFWHGNDFLFLVDGQVLTPDPGTVPWSSTLLQRVYGMALDTLSWKDRAVVVPAVHS from the coding sequence ATGAAAACGATGCAAAAACAAATCTTATCAAACCAAGATTCGGAAGCACTTTTGGTTCATAAGGTAACCTTTGCCTACGACGGCTTGGAAGTGCTTCGGGATGTGACTTTTCGTGTAGCGCCGGGAAGCTTTACCGTGGTCATGGGACGAAACGGCAGCGGTAAATCCACACTTTTTCGTATCATTGTAGGTCTTCTCAAACCGTTGCAGGGTTCCGTGACCGTTTTCGGACACAACCTTCATGACCTTGATTTTCGGGATCGAACACGGATTGTGGGCTTTTTGCCGCAGCACCATTCCGCGATTTTCCCGTTTCGAGTGCTCGATGTGGTTCTTACGGGTCGAGCGGCCCATGTGGGCCTAACGCCAAAAGCCAAAGACCGTGAAGCCGCCTTGGAGGCTCTGGCACGGCTAAAAATCGAGCACCTGGCTCGAAAGCCCTATACGGATCTTTCCGGCGGGGAACAGCAGTTGGTGCTTATCGCGCGGGTTCTGGCTCAAAAACCTCGCCTTCTTCTTTTGGACGAACCCACATCGCATCTGGATTTTGTCAACGCCAACCGTCTTCTTGAACTCATTCGGAATTCTCTGTGCCCGGAAATGACCGTTGTCGCCATTTTGCATGATCCAAATCTGGCGTTTTGGCATGGAAACGATTTTCTCTTTCTTGTCGACGGCCAAGTCCTCACTCCGGATCCCGGAACAGTGCCGTGGTCTTCCACGCTGCTTCAGCGCGTCTATGGCATGGCACTTGACACCCTATCTTGGAAGGATCGCGCCGTGGTGGTACCTGCAGTTCATTCCTGA
- a CDS encoding LL-diaminopimelate aminotransferase, with product MNVDFADRVKNLPPYLFKEIDRLKAELQAKGVDVINLGVGDPDLPTPSHIIERLKTAAEDPANHQYPLYSGMNAFRDAVARWYKRRFQVDLDPATQVLTLIGSKEGIAHLPLAFINPGDTALVPSPAYPVYQVAVMFAGGTSHLMPLLKENHFLPDLDAIPEETARRAKLLFINYPNNPTGAVADAAFFEKVVAFAKKYQIIVCHDAAYSEMAFDGYRPMSFLEVPGALDVGIEFHSLSKTYNMTGWRIGFAVGNAQIISGLAQIKSNVDSGVFNAVQLAGVEALDGDQRCVQEMQAIYQERRDILIEGLRRAGLEVQPPKATFYVWCPTPKGLSSTDFTAKLLKEAGIVTTPGSGFGAPGEGYVRMALTVDKARLREAVDRILKLRW from the coding sequence ATGAATGTGGATTTTGCGGATCGTGTGAAAAATCTTCCCCCTTACCTCTTTAAGGAAATCGATCGCCTTAAAGCCGAACTTCAGGCCAAGGGTGTGGATGTAATCAATCTGGGCGTGGGAGATCCGGATCTGCCGACGCCATCCCATATCATCGAACGTCTCAAAACGGCTGCAGAGGATCCCGCGAACCATCAGTATCCTTTGTATTCGGGAATGAATGCCTTTCGGGATGCGGTGGCCCGCTGGTATAAGCGACGCTTTCAAGTGGATCTGGACCCTGCCACACAGGTTCTCACGCTTATCGGATCCAAGGAAGGAATTGCCCATCTGCCTTTGGCTTTCATCAATCCCGGGGATACGGCCCTGGTTCCCAGCCCCGCTTATCCCGTCTATCAGGTGGCGGTCATGTTTGCGGGCGGAACATCGCACCTGATGCCTTTGCTCAAAGAAAACCATTTCCTTCCGGATTTGGATGCCATCCCTGAAGAGACGGCGCGACGTGCAAAGCTGCTTTTCATCAATTATCCCAACAATCCCACGGGAGCTGTCGCTGATGCGGCCTTCTTCGAAAAGGTGGTGGCTTTCGCCAAGAAGTACCAAATCATCGTGTGTCACGATGCCGCGTATTCGGAAATGGCTTTTGACGGCTATCGTCCCATGAGCTTTCTGGAAGTGCCGGGTGCCTTGGATGTGGGGATCGAGTTCCATTCGCTGTCCAAGACTTACAACATGACCGGATGGCGAATCGGTTTCGCCGTCGGCAACGCCCAGATCATCTCCGGGCTGGCCCAGATCAAGAGCAACGTGGACTCGGGTGTCTTTAACGCAGTTCAGCTCGCAGGTGTGGAAGCTCTGGACGGCGACCAAAGATGTGTTCAGGAAATGCAGGCGATCTATCAGGAACGACGGGATATTCTCATCGAAGGGCTTCGTCGCGCCGGACTTGAGGTGCAGCCTCCCAAGGCCACCTTTTATGTGTGGTGTCCCACTCCTAAGGGCTTGTCGTCCACGGATTTTACGGCGAAATTGCTCAAGGAAGCCGGGATCGTCACCACGCCGGGAAGTGGATTCGGCGCACCAGGTGAGGGCTATGTGCGCATGGCTCTAACTGTCGACAAGGCACGTTTGCGCGAAGCCGTCGATCGCATTCTCAAACTTCGTTGGTAA
- the dapB gene encoding 4-hydroxy-tetrahydrodipicolinate reductase produces MVKAAVAGIGGRMGSRIGQILSQTEGITLVGGLERPGHTAVGCDLGQLSGTQPMGIAVEDSVESVLQRCDVLIDFTAPEASLNHLKATAAAGKAMVIGTTGFSPDHMKEIRTLTRKIPCVLAPNMSVGVNVLFKIVRDLTRLLGPDYDVEIAEVHHRFKKDAPSGTAIRLAEAVAQAREQNLDQVGLYSRHGFIGERPRDVIGVQTLRGGDVVGEHTVFFFGMGERIEVTHRAHSRENFARGAVTAAKWVVGKPAGLYSMLDVLGIAD; encoded by the coding sequence ATGGTCAAAGCAGCGGTAGCCGGCATCGGAGGCCGGATGGGATCGCGCATCGGGCAAATCCTGAGCCAAACAGAAGGCATTACACTGGTCGGGGGTCTTGAACGACCGGGGCATACCGCCGTGGGATGCGATCTCGGACAATTGAGCGGAACTCAACCCATGGGTATCGCCGTGGAAGATTCGGTGGAAAGCGTCCTTCAGCGCTGCGATGTTTTGATTGATTTCACAGCCCCGGAAGCTTCCCTGAATCATCTCAAAGCGACAGCGGCGGCCGGTAAAGCCATGGTCATCGGCACCACGGGATTTAGTCCGGACCACATGAAAGAGATTCGAACACTTACCCGGAAGATTCCTTGTGTGCTGGCCCCGAACATGAGCGTCGGCGTCAATGTGTTATTTAAAATCGTTCGGGACCTTACCCGCCTCTTGGGCCCTGACTATGATGTGGAAATTGCGGAAGTGCATCATCGTTTCAAAAAAGATGCACCCAGCGGAACGGCCATTCGATTGGCCGAAGCGGTGGCTCAGGCACGAGAGCAAAACTTGGATCAGGTAGGGCTGTATAGCCGTCACGGCTTTATCGGGGAAAGGCCTCGAGACGTCATCGGGGTTCAGACCTTGCGAGGCGGGGACGTGGTGGGGGAACACACCGTGTTTTTCTTCGGCATGGGAGAACGTATCGAGGTGACCCATCGTGCCCACAGCCGGGAAAACTTCGCCCGTGGTGCCGTCACCGCCGCCAAATGGGTGGTGGGAAAACCGGCGGGCTTGTACAGTATGCTTGATGTCTTGGGGATTGCAGACTGA